The window TGATAAATTGTGAGTTTTCCCATTTGCAAGAGGGGAGAACAATGTGGGACACATCTTTTCTTCAAATGTCGATACTCCCTTAGGCTCTGAAACTTGGTCATTGAGAAACTTCACCTTGAGAGCATGAACACATCCTCATTGTCCTGTGACGGCTCCATCAAGAATTAGTGGAGAAGTACAACCGGCGTGGGCGGACCTCATCGTAAAGCCATGGCTTCGCTTACCATACTTGTGGCAAATCATCCCTCTGAAGGAGGAGGCCATGGCGTTGGCTCATGTACCCAAGCCTCACGGTGTGGTGGAACGAGTGAACATTTTTCGAAAACatgaaataaaatatgatatCAGGACAATTATTTAAAAACACGAAAAAGGTATAAATTCTCAACATTTTTGGAAAAatatgaacaattttttaaaatgtGAGCTCCTTTTGATTTTTTTGGAAAACACAAACATTTTATTATAATTACAAATATTTTAAAAATGTGAACACTATGAATTTCTTGAACTTCCAAATATTTTTGGAAATTTTGACAATTTCTTTGGAAATTGTGAAGAGGTTCTTGAAAATTCAAACATGTTTCAATAAACAGAAACAGAACTAAAAACATTTGAACTCATTTATAAAAAAACAATTAAAAAAATTTCTGAACATTTTTATTTTCAAAATAAGAAAAATATATAATAAACATAAAATGgaaaataaaaaacagaaaagaaaagtgCAAAACTGGTTTGGGAAACGGTAAAAGGCGTGCAGTAGGCTACGCTAAAGTGGGCCGGGCCACCAAATCAGTCGTCTCACTTGCCGTGTGTGTGGGGTCCTTCGTCAATCTATCTCTGTCGATAGAATACTCTATTTCTGTGCTTCGTCAATAGATCAGGTACATCTTATGCCTCCGTtgtaaaagaaaaaaaaagtatGTAGTAGAAACGGCACACACACAAAATCGGCACTAGCAGCTGGCTCACCACTCACTAGCTGAGCTACTAGGACTGGATTAGGAGGTACGTACTGTCCATTGGTATGATGAATCGCAGTCCGCCACCACCATCTGTTCGTATGATCTCTTGTGTTTGGAAGCGCACTGCAGTGCTTCAGTGCTTCAGGAGACCTTCATAGGTGTGCATCATTAGTTCGACTATCTGACGGGAGAATCTCGAGTTTCCTGCGTGTCGCCGGCGTGTCGTCCACGGCTGCTTTGGGTGTGagcattgggggggggggggggggggggggggggggtggggggggggggtggggggtgcGCGGTGGAGCTGCACGTGCTCGCCGGTGCAGGGGAGGGAGCGGGGCATTGACTTAGGATGCCATGTCAGCACTTACATGCGGGCCAGGTCTAtcataaatgcatttaaaatggATGAATCGGTTGATATACCCACATGGCAGTTTTTAGTCATAGATTAGAGAAAAAGTGACAAGTCTTCGGGGCAAAATCGTAAAGTGATAGTTTATAGTTTATAGACACGGTTCCATGGAATTGTGGTAGTTTTTGGTTAAATACTCGACGGGAGAATCTGGAGTTTCCTGGCGTTCGGTTGGCCGATTGCTTTGGTTAAGAAATGCACGCAAAGAGGGCCTGAACTCCAACACACATGCAAGTTTCAGAACTGAAGAAGTGTTACGCACGCACTGAGACAGTGAGACGGCACagagaacacacacacacacacacaaaagaaAAGCGCGAAGTAGCACAAAACACAAATGCAAGGTACATACTACGTGCATACAGATTAATTTGGAGAAGTGATGCGCACAACCATACGCACAGAACGGCAGTACATAGCGCTCAGCACAAGAGTACAAAAACAGTAGTAGCTGGTCTAGTAACTGAACCGGCATGCATGGTGGTTATTCATGGAGCAGAGGTCCTGCTTACACCGATGCGCCAGCCATCTCATCCATGAACAGATAGAGCAACTGGAACAGAGATGCCTCTGGATCTATCTATCTAGCTATCTCCAAGAGTCCGATCTGATTAATTGGTGAACAAGCTATGCGACGAGGACGAAGATGGCGTAGATGATGCCGGGGATGTAGCCCAGCAGCGTGAGCAGCAGGCAGATCCAGAACTCCACCTGCACAGATACACGCAAGGATAATGAGTCACTGATCGACATGGCAGCTCGAGACTGAGATGGAGTAGTAAGTAGTAACAGCGGCTGCCAAACAGAGGAAGGTCAGGCAGCTTACGCCGATGCCGTAGCGGAGGAAGACGCCGACCGGCGGCAGCAAGATGGCCAGCAGGATCTCCACGAACGTCTCCGAACCCATCTCAACCAACTTCCTCTCTCGCAGAGCTTCTCTCCTCCGATGAGAAACAGATGTGGTCGATGGTGCTAGCTTGCCGTGGGAGAGTGAGCAAGCAGGGCAGAGCTAGTGAAGTGCGGCGCTAGAGCTGATCAGCTCGACCGGGGACCTAGAAGAATTGGACGGAGGCGGACGTGGCGGCGCCGAGCTCCCGTGGCGCGACACCTCGCGCGCACTCCATGCATGCCTTGCTCGGTGGACATCTGTCGAGCTGGGTTGAGAATCTGGCATATCACGCGTCAGCGCGATTAGGCACTCGTAGTAGAAAATTCAGATCAGCACTCCTAACGGGGACTGCTTACCGAACAGGTAATTTCTTCTCTGTCCCACTATCTGGCCGGTCCGGCTGCTAGGGTCTTAACCGCGGGTGAACACTGTGGAGTGAACAGTGTTGGAGTTTAAACGAAATGGCAACTAAGATGGATGCATCACAGTCGTCCATCAAAGACTTGTCTCTGTGCGCGTCGGTCGAACCCATTCGCCAACTGAACCTTGGAGTTGGACAGTTGAGCACTTCCTCAGTAGTTTTTTTCTTTTAAGAAAAGGGCATCCCGCCCCAGTTCCATTTCCATAGAAAATGAAACCCACAAAGTACATCATTTTTACAGACTGCGGGAAGAGATTGAGTATCCCTCCAGCATCAACTTTGCagaaatttaaaaaaaaacagGAACCTTGACAACAAGCTTCAGTCTAACAGAATACAGGCTGAAAATAGACTAGCTACTAGCATCTTTTTGCACACAGCAAGATGAGACATGAGGCCATATCAACTCTCCAGGATCAAGCTCTCCTCCATGCCCATCCAGCCACCCATCTTTTGTATAGAGTACAGCCGCCAGAGCTCGTTCTTCTTCATCCTGGCTCTGGCCAGAGCAGCAGCGGTGGTTTTCTTGCGGCCTCCCATATAGCCGCAATGAACATCTCCACGCGCTCTCTTGCATTTCCTTTGCATAGGATCTTCCAGGAGTTGCAGAACCCTGCAACTTTCTCCAGAACCACCTGCACACCCATCCAGTTTGTG is drawn from Aegilops tauschii subsp. strangulata cultivar AL8/78 chromosome 1, Aet v6.0, whole genome shotgun sequence and contains these coding sequences:
- the LOC109763633 gene encoding low temperature-induced protein lt101.2, with translation MGSETFVEILLAILLPPVGVFLRYGIGVEFWICLLLTLLGYIPGIIYAIFVLVA